In a single window of the Flavobacterium sp. W4I14 genome:
- a CDS encoding hypothetical protein (product_source=Hypo-rule applied; cath_funfam=3.40.1380.10,3.60.21.10; cleavage_site_network=SignalP-TM; pfam=PF00149,PF01103; superfamily=51120,56300), which yields MIKRFTLFTILFLINLIAFAQDDVKYRVILFGDAGEMNPAQMQDLKNAAKQILPQKTTVVYLGDNIYPTGMGLPGSAEEEETKKILRSQFEPMRKMGAAVYFVPGNHDWDKSGPKGLAKIKAQDDFLKAQNDPLLRLIPENGCPDPVAIKLTDKLTIIAYDSEWWVFPYNKSNPNGECECRTKDEVLVKMEQLLEENKDKVILLASHHPFQSYGPHGGYFNLRNHIFPLTSLDKNLYVPLPVLGSVYPLLRSTLLSPEDLNHPAYKDMIKSITGVFGDYPNVTYVAGHEHGLQLIKGKQLQVISGSGSKVSPNRAGKSSLFHEMQQGYVVADQLKNNDMRYEYYIYSDTSVKRVYSYIKKFETIPQKVRNRDKPITADSIFVRIKPEYDSVGRFHRTIFGENYRKEYAARTKVPVLRVSQMMGGLKATQRGGGNQSRSLRLEDKNGKEYVLRSVEKYPEVLLPAALRETFAKDIIKDNMSAQHPFSALVVPELAKAGGIPHSNPIIGWVSPDDNLGEFESAFANTLCLFEEREPTGESDSSPKMDKKLTDDNDNRLDGPAWVKARAFDVLLGDWDRHEDQWRWKETKTKDGSLYSPVPRDRDQVFFRSDGLLQRYTQSSSLLPMMQGYERGIKDINWFLWEGREISSRWTANIDEKEFDKIVKDFCANYNDAVFEKALKKLPQPSYSLHHDAFLAQMRNRIATLPKLMNQYYHFFNRIVDIEVTNKNELIQITDAENDGLRVKINKISKEGNIKDELFDRKFDPKVTKEIRVYMHNGNDSLMLNNKNSNIKLRIIGGKGTKVYDFANSNGSVKLYGRTDKATYNGEDANKIRKIISNDTSNFSYIPKDMYRRSSWLLNAGYNQDDGLLLGLIYKQTNPGFRKQPYGNSQTISFLHSFSTKAFRFNYKGEWLKALGKGDFVLKADAFAPNNTQNFFGLGNETPFNDGDNIRYYRARFNLYQVDASIRWRRPKSTFSVGPSYQYYKYNQEDNDGRFIENPSRLHSSDSITVRNEKMFAGAFVNFTNNTRDNDLLPTLGSYVDFKLLGYKGVNRYSNSYGQFTASIALYKNLDGRKNFILADRFGGGVTIGKPAFYQALYLGGQGNLLGYRQFRFAGEHTFYNNLELRAKLGDLVSYVLPGQIGLLGFYDVGRVWKRDETSTLWHHGVGGGVYFAPASLTVVRFVMGHSSDGWYPYVSLNFRY from the coding sequence ATCTGGCCCCAAAGGTTTGGCCAAAATCAAAGCGCAAGATGATTTCCTTAAAGCACAGAATGATCCATTACTGAGGTTAATACCAGAAAATGGATGCCCTGATCCTGTGGCCATTAAATTAACTGATAAATTAACCATCATTGCTTACGATAGTGAATGGTGGGTTTTTCCATACAATAAATCGAACCCTAATGGTGAGTGCGAATGCCGTACCAAAGATGAGGTTTTAGTGAAAATGGAACAGTTGCTTGAAGAGAACAAAGACAAGGTTATTCTACTGGCTTCGCACCATCCATTTCAGAGTTACGGCCCACATGGCGGTTATTTTAATTTGAGGAACCACATTTTTCCACTCACATCGCTGGATAAAAATCTATATGTCCCTTTGCCTGTTTTAGGTTCTGTTTATCCATTATTGCGCTCTACCTTATTGAGCCCTGAAGATTTAAATCACCCTGCATATAAGGATATGATTAAATCGATAACCGGAGTATTTGGCGATTATCCAAATGTAACCTACGTAGCAGGGCATGAGCATGGCCTTCAGTTAATAAAGGGAAAACAACTGCAGGTGATCAGTGGTTCGGGTTCAAAAGTATCGCCAAATCGAGCGGGTAAAAGTTCTTTGTTTCATGAAATGCAACAGGGCTACGTGGTTGCAGATCAGTTGAAAAACAACGATATGCGTTACGAATATTACATTTATTCGGATACGAGCGTTAAAAGAGTTTACAGTTACATTAAAAAGTTCGAAACCATCCCTCAAAAAGTAAGAAATAGAGATAAACCAATTACTGCAGATAGTATTTTTGTACGTATTAAGCCCGAATATGATAGCGTTGGCCGTTTTCACCGTACTATTTTTGGCGAAAATTACCGTAAAGAATATGCTGCACGAACAAAAGTTCCTGTGTTACGGGTTTCTCAAATGATGGGTGGTTTAAAAGCGACTCAGCGCGGTGGGGGCAATCAATCTCGTTCTTTACGGTTAGAAGATAAAAATGGTAAAGAATATGTACTGCGTAGTGTTGAGAAATACCCCGAAGTGCTTTTACCTGCCGCATTGCGTGAAACTTTTGCCAAAGACATTATAAAGGATAACATGTCGGCACAGCATCCGTTTTCGGCACTGGTAGTTCCCGAACTTGCTAAAGCTGGCGGTATCCCGCACAGCAACCCGATTATTGGCTGGGTTTCTCCTGATGACAACTTAGGTGAATTTGAATCGGCATTTGCCAATACTTTGTGTTTGTTTGAAGAAAGAGAACCCACAGGAGAATCAGACAGTTCTCCGAAAATGGATAAAAAACTAACCGATGATAACGATAATAGATTAGACGGACCAGCCTGGGTAAAAGCAAGGGCGTTTGATGTGTTATTGGGCGATTGGGACAGACATGAAGACCAATGGCGCTGGAAAGAAACCAAAACTAAAGATGGTTCGCTTTATTCGCCGGTACCAAGAGATCGCGATCAGGTATTTTTCAGATCTGACGGCCTTTTACAGCGTTACACACAATCTTCGTCATTATTGCCCATGATGCAGGGTTATGAACGTGGCATAAAAGATATCAATTGGTTTTTATGGGAAGGAAGAGAAATCAGCAGCCGTTGGACCGCCAATATTGATGAAAAGGAGTTTGATAAAATTGTAAAAGATTTCTGCGCAAACTATAACGATGCGGTTTTCGAGAAAGCACTAAAAAAACTCCCTCAACCAAGTTACTCATTACATCACGATGCCTTTTTGGCACAGATGCGCAACCGGATAGCCACTTTGCCAAAGTTAATGAACCAGTACTATCATTTCTTTAACCGCATTGTAGATATCGAAGTGACCAATAAAAATGAACTGATTCAGATTACCGATGCTGAAAATGATGGGTTACGCGTAAAAATCAATAAAATTTCTAAAGAGGGTAATATCAAAGACGAACTTTTCGATCGGAAATTCGATCCCAAAGTAACCAAAGAAATCAGGGTGTACATGCACAATGGTAACGACAGCTTGATGCTGAACAATAAAAACTCGAACATTAAATTGCGGATTATTGGTGGCAAGGGCACTAAAGTTTACGATTTTGCAAACAGCAACGGATCTGTAAAGTTATATGGTAGAACCGATAAGGCAACTTACAATGGAGAGGATGCCAATAAAATCAGGAAAATTATTTCTAATGATACTTCGAATTTCAGTTACATACCAAAAGATATGTACCGACGGAGCTCGTGGCTGTTAAATGCAGGTTACAATCAAGATGATGGCCTTTTATTGGGTTTGATCTACAAACAAACCAATCCTGGTTTCAGGAAACAACCTTATGGCAATTCGCAGACTATTTCTTTCTTACATTCATTCTCTACGAAAGCTTTTAGGTTTAACTATAAAGGAGAGTGGTTAAAAGCTTTAGGTAAGGGCGATTTTGTTTTAAAAGCCGATGCTTTCGCACCAAACAATACACAGAATTTCTTTGGATTGGGCAACGAAACACCTTTTAATGATGGAGACAATATTAGGTACTACCGTGCACGTTTCAACCTTTATCAGGTTGATGCTTCAATCAGGTGGCGCCGTCCGAAATCGACCTTTAGCGTTGGTCCTTCATATCAATATTATAAATATAATCAGGAAGATAACGACGGCCGTTTTATCGAAAATCCATCACGCTTACATTCATCTGATTCGATAACGGTACGTAACGAAAAAATGTTTGCTGGTGCGTTTGTCAATTTTACCAACAATACCCGCGATAATGATTTGTTACCAACATTAGGTAGTTATGTTGACTTTAAACTTTTGGGTTACAAAGGCGTTAACAGATATTCAAATTCTTACGGACAGTTTACGGCCAGTATAGCTTTGTATAAAAACCTCGATGGCAGGAAAAACTTCATTTTGGCAGATCGTTTTGGTGGAGGAGTAACCATTGGTAAACCAGCTTTTTATCAGGCCTTATATCTGGGCGGACAAGGAAATCTCTTAGGTTACCGCCAGTTTAGGTTTGCCGGCGAACATACTTTTTATAACAACTTAGAACTTAGGGCCAAACTTGGCGATCTGGTTAGTTACGTTTTACCCGGACAAATTGGCTTATTGGGTTTTTATGATGTAGGCAGGGTTTGGAAACGTGACGAAACTTCTACATTATGGCACCACGGTGTGGGAGGGGGCGTTTACTTCGCTCCGGCATCACTTACAGTTGTACGTTTTGTGATGGGACACTCGTCTGATGGCTGGTATCCATACGTATCACTTAATTTTAGGTACTAA
- a CDS encoding hypothetical protein (product_source=Hypo-rule applied; superfamily=54277,55021), with product MNTNVIQLHKNECIHCQVESSLSFRPLVEYLKGRLKTEKSVKSEFYRFLLQKIEKDDVLLGNISAEDLSQYKDTLELIFTILTPLMDNEDDLFWALSTPIPDQIFFSTNAFYKFFKDHDPKNKVTKDNEPIEKKQLKFIYNVILGRFYNFTSVLKNEIIYAHINQETKLTQYYNIQTDTKFVDIMHKGDLPELNFEELGKHFQDETELEYLVKHLPLQNFHFEGFSIISITDVTLQHAIDGIRDALVNHNYQTEAYTHVIHALKTLSGNGKLEFGLMPFLTVNNKLVFDNQEFSQSMLINSAKSSNLEEEVFYSLVDKYKENPRAIFVSSINDDQIDKDPFLRVLKAAGVCSYSVLPVYYNTQLAGVLEVYSSEEVLVDDKLLSRLRPAMPLIGQLFQYSIEEFDAKMDEVLMDKFTALQPSVQWKFNEAVWHFLQQNNSHHKLKEIETITFKHMYPLFGAIDIRNSTIERNKALKDDMEVQLNSLIDTLKAIRKHVSLELTDKLLFNCKDWIKRIGDFASSNEENKLNEFLEIEVYPFLSIIKGNYPVTAEFVDRYFEVIVPETGAAFANRRQLEISMQLINTEVSQYLEKSQANLQASYPCYFAKFRTDGVEYDIYIGQEIAPDRPFDLLYLKNIRLWQLTSMVDIARLSKGLIGEMPRALETTQLIFIHSNAIDISFRNDERRFDVEGAYNIRYEVVKKRIDKVLVKGTTERLTQPHKIAMVYFNPEEAKEYMEYIKYMQVQGYLNDDLEQLELDELQGVSGLKALRVGVKYLENKITTKTDAAKKLKPKEIKSIEKEIAKVLQH from the coding sequence ATGAATACCAATGTAATACAACTACATAAAAACGAATGTATACATTGCCAGGTAGAATCATCTCTGTCTTTCCGCCCACTTGTGGAATATTTAAAAGGCAGATTGAAAACAGAAAAATCGGTAAAATCTGAATTTTACAGGTTTTTACTTCAAAAAATTGAAAAAGACGATGTGCTGCTTGGCAACATCAGTGCTGAAGATTTATCCCAATATAAAGATACCTTAGAATTAATTTTTACTATTCTAACCCCTTTAATGGATAATGAAGATGATTTGTTTTGGGCTTTAAGTACCCCAATTCCAGATCAGATTTTCTTTAGTACCAATGCATTCTATAAATTTTTTAAGGATCATGATCCTAAAAATAAAGTAACGAAAGACAATGAGCCTATTGAGAAAAAACAGCTTAAGTTTATTTACAATGTTATTTTAGGCCGTTTTTATAATTTTACTTCGGTACTGAAAAATGAGATCATTTATGCTCATATTAATCAGGAAACAAAACTGACACAATATTACAATATCCAAACCGATACGAAGTTTGTAGATATTATGCATAAAGGTGATTTACCTGAGCTTAATTTTGAAGAACTCGGCAAGCATTTTCAAGACGAAACCGAACTGGAATACCTGGTAAAGCACCTGCCTTTACAAAATTTTCACTTTGAAGGATTCAGCATTATTTCAATAACAGATGTAACTTTGCAACATGCTATTGATGGTATCCGCGATGCGCTTGTTAATCACAATTATCAAACAGAAGCTTATACGCATGTAATCCACGCTTTAAAAACGCTTAGCGGAAACGGAAAACTCGAATTTGGCTTAATGCCTTTTTTAACCGTTAACAATAAACTCGTTTTCGATAATCAGGAGTTTTCACAAAGTATGCTGATTAATTCGGCAAAATCATCCAATCTGGAAGAAGAAGTTTTCTATTCGTTGGTTGATAAATATAAAGAAAATCCCAGGGCCATTTTTGTAAGCTCAATTAACGACGATCAGATCGATAAAGATCCTTTTTTGAGGGTTTTAAAAGCTGCCGGTGTTTGCTCTTATTCAGTACTGCCCGTTTACTACAATACACAGTTGGCTGGTGTTTTAGAAGTTTATTCGAGCGAGGAAGTATTGGTAGACGATAAACTTTTATCGAGGTTACGCCCGGCGATGCCTCTAATCGGTCAGCTTTTCCAATACAGTATCGAAGAATTTGATGCTAAAATGGACGAAGTGTTGATGGATAAGTTTACCGCCTTACAACCATCGGTACAATGGAAGTTTAACGAAGCTGTTTGGCATTTTCTTCAGCAGAATAACAGTCACCATAAATTAAAGGAAATCGAAACGATTACCTTTAAACATATGTATCCGCTGTTTGGCGCGATTGATATCCGTAATTCTACCATAGAACGGAATAAAGCTTTAAAAGATGATATGGAGGTACAGTTAAACAGTTTAATTGATACTTTAAAAGCCATCCGTAAGCATGTTTCTTTAGAGCTTACCGATAAATTATTGTTCAATTGCAAAGACTGGATTAAACGTATCGGCGATTTTGCTTCATCAAACGAAGAAAACAAACTGAACGAGTTTTTAGAAATAGAAGTTTATCCTTTCTTATCAATTATAAAGGGAAACTACCCGGTAACAGCTGAGTTTGTAGATCGTTATTTTGAAGTTATTGTTCCAGAAACCGGTGCTGCATTTGCAAATCGCAGGCAGCTGGAAATTTCGATGCAGCTGATCAATACCGAAGTGAGTCAGTACCTGGAGAAATCGCAGGCTAATTTACAGGCTTCATACCCATGTTATTTTGCCAAATTCAGAACTGATGGAGTGGAGTATGATATTTACATCGGACAGGAAATCGCGCCAGATCGCCCATTTGATTTGTTGTACCTCAAAAATATCCGTTTATGGCAGTTAACCTCAATGGTCGATATTGCGCGTTTATCGAAAGGATTAATTGGTGAAATGCCCCGTGCATTAGAAACCACACAGCTGATCTTTATCCACTCTAATGCAATTGATATTAGCTTTAGGAACGACGAACGCCGTTTTGATGTAGAAGGTGCTTATAATATCCGTTACGAAGTAGTTAAAAAACGTATTGATAAAGTATTGGTTAAAGGTACAACCGAACGTTTAACGCAGCCCCATAAAATTGCAATGGTTTATTTCAATCCTGAAGAAGCCAAAGAATATATGGAGTACATTAAATATATGCAGGTTCAAGGATATTTAAACGACGATTTAGAGCAGCTTGAACTAGATGAACTGCAAGGTGTTTCGGGTTTGAAAGCTTTAAGGGTAGGCGTAAAATACTTAGAAAATAAAATAACTACTAAGACTGATGCGGCCAAAAAGCTTAAGCCTAAAGAGATAAAATCTATCGAAAAGGAAATCGCGAAGGTACTACAGCACTAA
- a CDS encoding hypothetical protein (product_source=Hypo-rule applied): MKKGFLIRIRKPFVVWKNRIDNGTHKISDILNLQQQIRHLDPIAIGWNAVEWRDLSE, translated from the coding sequence ATGAAAAAAGGCTTTCTGATTCGGATCAGAAAGCCTTTTGTTGTATGGAAAAATAGGATCGACAATGGAACGCACAAAATTAGTGATATATTAAACCTTCAGCAGCAAATCCGTCATCTCGATCCGATAGCTATCGGATGGAACGCAGTGGAATGGAGAGATCTATCTGAATAG
- a CDS encoding superfamily II helicase (product_source=COG1202; cleavage_site_network=SignalP-noTM; cog=COG1202; pfam=PF10988; superfamily=159141; transmembrane_helix_parts=Inside_1_6,TMhelix_7_29,Outside_30_200), with translation MKTSIKTLIATSLTAIVLSSAVFTTSISATEKVPDAILKISPFKRISVKGNVEVTIIQRNNPGISYTDDNTGAAKVMQDGDNLKITSISTDKAKLTIYVNDFYRIEASENAIVKTEGKLRTKYLQIFLKGNAHAEINTSSEGLYTVISDQADLKLSGSTDQHTLVMGKSQKLTIDRFAALKTNISAVETFAIEKEIAAIK, from the coding sequence ATGAAAACCTCAATCAAAACCCTCATCGCCACTTCATTAACCGCAATCGTTCTATCATCAGCTGTATTCACTACAAGCATTTCTGCAACAGAAAAAGTACCGGATGCAATTTTAAAAATATCACCTTTTAAAAGAATTTCTGTAAAAGGAAATGTAGAAGTAACTATTATCCAGCGGAATAACCCAGGCATTTCTTATACTGATGATAACACAGGAGCTGCAAAAGTGATGCAGGATGGTGATAATTTAAAAATCACTTCAATTAGTACCGACAAAGCAAAACTAACTATTTATGTAAACGATTTTTACAGAATTGAAGCATCAGAAAATGCAATTGTTAAAACTGAAGGGAAACTAAGAACTAAATATCTTCAGATCTTTTTAAAAGGAAATGCACATGCCGAAATCAATACCAGCTCAGAAGGTTTATATACTGTAATTTCTGATCAGGCTGATTTGAAATTAAGCGGTTCTACTGATCAGCACACTTTGGTTATGGGGAAATCACAAAAATTAACCATCGATAGATTTGCAGCTTTAAAAACCAACATCAGCGCTGTAGAAACTTTTGCAATTGAAAAAGAAATTGCTGCAATCAAATAA
- a CDS encoding two-component system response regulator VicR (product_source=KO:K07668; cath_funfam=3.40.50.2300; cog=COG0784; ko=KO:K07668; pfam=PF00072; smart=SM00448; superfamily=52172), producing the protein MKKKVVLVQDNKDILDIMDHVLEEEGFDVTASLTTEPIDKIDEIDPDVVIVDDHIKGKKRGSQVIKELKSDPETEAVSAVLTSTSNNLPQQAEECKADDYIEKPFDIDHMVEVVKKNS; encoded by the coding sequence ATGAAGAAAAAGGTTGTGCTTGTTCAGGATAATAAAGATATCCTTGATATAATGGACCATGTATTGGAAGAGGAGGGATTTGATGTTACGGCATCATTAACAACTGAGCCTATAGATAAAATAGATGAAATTGACCCTGATGTGGTAATTGTGGATGATCACATTAAGGGAAAAAAGAGAGGATCACAGGTGATTAAAGAACTTAAATCTGACCCTGAAACAGAAGCTGTATCAGCTGTGTTAACTTCCACATCAAATAACTTACCTCAGCAGGCTGAAGAATGTAAAGCTGATGATTATATCGAAAAACCGTTTGATATCGATCACATGGTTGAAGTCGTAAAGAAAAATAGTTAG
- a CDS encoding putative unusual protein kinase regulating ubiquinone biosynthesis (AarF/ABC1/UbiB family) (product_source=COG0661; cath_funfam=1.10.510.10; cog=COG0661; pfam=PF03109; superfamily=56112), with amino-acid sequence MKTQKSIPTTKVERSAKFVKTGIQIGGNYIKHYSKKLFNPEMDREQLNEDNATDIYKSLSELKGSALKIAQMLSMDKNILPKSYVDKFTQSQYNAPPLSGPLIVRTFTKNFGKTPENIFDSFNLSSSNAASIGQVHQAMLNGKKLAIKIQYPGVGDSISSDLKLVKPFAFRLLGMSERELNIYIKEVEERLLEETDYELEVKRSIEFSEACKNLDHVVFPKYYPELSGKRIITMDWIDGLHLKEFLQTNPSQELRNKIGQALWDFYNFQQHELRAVHADPHPGNFMITPDENLGVIDFGCIKEMPDDFYYPFFALISTDVINDKNKTIDAFRKLDMIHTDDSPEQIEFYYKSYKEMISLFAKPYTSESFDFSKPDFFEQLYMYGEKISKMPEFKQARGVKHFIYVNRTNFGLYTILHELKATVKTDTFKPNVTE; translated from the coding sequence ATGAAGACACAAAAAAGTATTCCAACAACCAAGGTAGAGCGTTCGGCAAAGTTTGTTAAAACCGGTATTCAGATCGGGGGCAATTACATTAAACATTACTCAAAAAAGCTGTTTAACCCTGAAATGGACCGAGAACAGCTTAATGAGGACAATGCAACCGACATATATAAATCGCTGAGCGAATTAAAGGGCAGCGCCTTAAAAATTGCACAGATGTTGAGTATGGATAAAAATATCCTGCCGAAATCGTATGTCGATAAATTTACCCAATCTCAATACAATGCTCCTCCCCTTTCAGGTCCGTTAATTGTTAGAACTTTCACCAAAAATTTCGGTAAAACACCTGAAAACATTTTCGATAGTTTTAACTTAAGCTCCAGCAATGCTGCTTCTATTGGTCAGGTGCATCAAGCAATGCTGAATGGCAAAAAACTCGCCATTAAAATTCAATACCCTGGTGTTGGAGACAGCATTTCTTCTGATCTGAAACTGGTAAAACCTTTCGCTTTCCGTTTATTGGGCATGTCGGAGAGGGAATTGAATATTTATATTAAAGAAGTGGAAGAACGTTTGCTCGAAGAAACAGATTACGAACTGGAAGTTAAACGTTCTATCGAATTTTCTGAAGCCTGTAAAAACCTCGATCATGTTGTATTTCCGAAATACTATCCAGAATTATCAGGAAAGCGGATCATTACCATGGACTGGATTGATGGTTTACATTTAAAAGAATTTTTACAAACGAATCCTTCTCAGGAATTGCGTAATAAAATCGGACAGGCATTGTGGGATTTCTATAATTTTCAGCAACACGAACTCAGGGCTGTACATGCGGATCCACATCCTGGAAATTTTATGATTACGCCGGATGAAAACCTTGGAGTAATTGATTTTGGCTGTATTAAAGAGATGCCTGATGATTTCTATTATCCGTTCTTCGCGTTAATTTCTACTGATGTAATTAATGATAAAAATAAAACGATAGATGCATTTAGAAAACTGGATATGATCCATACTGACGATTCTCCTGAGCAGATTGAGTTTTACTATAAATCGTATAAGGAAATGATCAGTCTTTTTGCCAAACCTTATACCAGTGAATCATTCGACTTTAGCAAACCAGATTTTTTTGAGCAATTGTATATGTACGGCGAAAAAATCTCAAAAATGCCAGAATTTAAGCAAGCGCGTGGCGTAAAACATTTTATTTATGTTAACAGGACTAATTTTGGACTGTATACTATATTACATGAATTAAAAGCAACAGTTAAAACAGATACATTTAAACCTAATGTAACCGAATAA
- a CDS encoding hypothetical protein (product_source=Hypo-rule applied; cath_funfam=2.60.40.1140; pfam=PF17931; superfamily=46689,48498), translated as MATAQQIRNAYLDYVLTNNEKPKSVYVFVKKLKITEADFYQFFSSFESIEKTIWFELTFETINKIKEQEVWQQYTAREKILSFFYSYLENLKNERSFVIYSLKNHRGKFSTPDVLAGVKPIFENFAQEIIEEGLNSGELAERRFLSKRYKDALWIQFAFIVNFWINDDSEGFEKSDEAIEKGINVTFDLFQHSPIDNLLEYGKFLSRNGKFADKMRF; from the coding sequence ATGGCAACTGCTCAGCAAATTAGAAATGCATATTTAGATTATGTTTTAACAAACAATGAAAAACCAAAATCGGTTTACGTTTTTGTAAAAAAGCTTAAAATTACCGAGGCAGATTTTTATCAATTTTTCTCTTCTTTTGAAAGCATTGAAAAAACAATCTGGTTCGAACTTACTTTCGAAACCATCAATAAAATCAAAGAGCAGGAAGTTTGGCAGCAGTATACAGCCAGAGAAAAAATTCTTTCTTTCTTTTACAGTTACCTCGAAAACCTGAAGAACGAACGCAGTTTTGTGATTTACAGCTTAAAGAATCACCGTGGTAAATTTTCTACTCCTGATGTACTTGCTGGCGTAAAACCTATTTTCGAAAACTTTGCGCAAGAAATTATTGAAGAGGGTTTAAATAGTGGTGAGCTTGCTGAGCGCCGCTTTTTAAGTAAAAGGTACAAAGATGCCTTATGGATCCAGTTTGCGTTTATTGTTAATTTTTGGATCAACGATGATAGTGAAGGTTTTGAAAAAAGCGATGAGGCCATCGAAAAAGGCATTAATGTAACTTTCGATCTTTTTCAGCATTCGCCAATCGATAATTTATTGGAATATGGGAAGTTTTTATCCAGGAATGGGAAGTTTGCAGATAAGATGAGGTTTTAA
- a CDS encoding HD superfamily phosphohydrolase (product_source=COG1078; cath_funfam=1.10.3210.10; cog=COG1078; ko=KO:K06885; pfam=PF01966; smart=SM00248,SM00471; superfamily=109604): MIEVNDFLYGKMELPIVFSDLLNTDALKRLGGIHQSGAIFLVNPDICHSRLEHAIGVTMLIRMLGGSELEQIAGLLHDISHTAFSHVGDYVFDNTDEDYHEKVFAEVLCRSEVPDVLLNYGYNVNQILYGTFDILEQPLPALCADRLDYTLRDGIHGGVISRQRAREFLTSIVLKDGKIAVNTETEVDWINEAFEKLNNEVFKLPLHLYANGKMAELIKKFLNKGVLVESDMFKTDTMLLNKIRTSYEGYEAIKSIKQLKGFAEFMRHGAVPKIKTRTLNALLV; this comes from the coding sequence ATGATCGAAGTGAATGATTTTTTATATGGCAAAATGGAGCTGCCGATTGTATTTTCTGATCTGTTAAATACTGATGCTTTAAAAAGGTTAGGTGGAATTCATCAAAGCGGTGCTATATTTTTGGTCAATCCTGATATCTGTCACTCACGTTTGGAGCATGCCATAGGAGTTACCATGTTGATCAGGATGCTCGGTGGTTCAGAGTTGGAGCAAATTGCCGGGTTGCTGCATGATATTTCGCATACCGCTTTTTCTCATGTGGGCGATTATGTTTTCGACAATACAGATGAGGATTATCATGAAAAGGTTTTCGCCGAAGTTTTATGCAGATCGGAAGTGCCTGATGTGCTGTTAAATTATGGATACAATGTTAACCAGATTCTTTACGGTACGTTTGATATTTTAGAACAGCCATTGCCAGCGCTCTGTGCCGATCGTTTGGATTATACTTTGCGTGACGGTATTCATGGTGGGGTAATTTCCCGTCAGCGCGCCCGCGAATTTTTGACTTCCATTGTTTTGAAGGACGGGAAAATAGCGGTAAATACAGAAACTGAAGTGGATTGGATTAATGAAGCTTTTGAAAAACTGAATAATGAAGTCTTTAAACTACCACTTCACCTTTACGCTAATGGCAAAATGGCCGAATTAATTAAGAAATTTCTAAATAAAGGGGTATTGGTTGAAAGTGATATGTTTAAAACAGACACCATGCTGCTAAACAAAATCAGAACTTCTTATGAAGGATATGAAGCCATTAAATCAATCAAACAGTTAAAAGGTTTTGCCGAGTTTATGCGTCATGGAGCGGTACCAAAGATAAAAACAAGAACATTGAATGCTTTGTTGGTTTAG
- a CDS encoding sec-independent protein translocase protein TatA (product_source=KO:K03116; cog=COG1826; ko=KO:K03116; pfam=PF02416; tigrfam=TIGR01411; transmembrane_helix_parts=Inside_1_1,TMhelix_2_19,Outside_20_46) → MSAIEIILIGVVILLIFGGKKLPELMRGIGRSVKEFKNAKDEPPVK, encoded by the coding sequence ATGTCTGCAATAGAAATTATTTTAATAGGAGTGGTTATTCTGCTTATTTTTGGTGGCAAAAAATTGCCAGAGTTAATGAGGGGAATAGGGAGAAGTGTGAAAGAATTTAAGAATGCCAAAGATGAACCTCCGGTTAAATAA